Sequence from the Pseudomonas sp. 7SR1 genome:
AGGCCTGCGCAGCGACGTCTGGCAGCGTTAACGCGTTCATGGGTTAGATCCATCGTGAGGTCAGATTTAATGTTATAGTGTAACAATTAGCCCGGCCAGATCTTTTTCATGAATAGAGTTTTAATCTGTTCGTTCCACGTGAAACATCAGCGGGAATCCTGACAACCGCTGACGCGTCCGCATACAAATTCTCCTGCGCTACCACCGGAGCTGGAGAAGCGATTGATGGTCGTCCAACCGACGCGGCGGCTGTAGCCAATCCAACTTTCACCGTCGGAAGCCAGTCCTGTGAAAAAGGTCAATTGCCCATAGCGACTGTTGGTCTGCGCCCAGTAGCGGCGCCTTTCTGCGTCAAACCCCCGAAGATAAATCGTATTTCCGGCAGTCATCACGCTGTAGGTATTGCCGCGCTCATCCGCACACGACAGCAAACTCGCGCTACGTGTGCAGTTTGCTAATAAAGCGCTCTGGCCCTGGGGCGATGCAGGTGATGAAAACGATAGAAAAAGCGCGCAGGGCAATAAAAATACGAAAAAAAACGCATGGAGATTTCCGATGATGGACATTGCAGGGTGGCGTAGATTTATTGTTATAGTATAACGTAAATCACAGAACGAGTCGCAGCACGCTGATGCAGCGTCAGCAACGGCCGCCCCGATGAGGATACAACCCATGCCCAATCGCCTTCCTGTTACGGTGCTGTCCGGATTTCTCGGCGCCGGCAAAAGTACTCTGCTCAACCATGTGCTGCGCAATCGCGAAAAACTGCGTGTTGCCGTGATCGTGAACGATATGAGCGAAATCAACATCGATGGCAGCGAGGTTCAGCGCGATGTCACCCTTAGCCGCGCTGAAGAAAAATTGGTGGAGATGAGCAATGGTTGTATCTGCTGCACGCTGCGCGAAGATCTGTTGGCCGAAGTCGGCCAGCTCGCCAGGGAGGGGCGCTTCGACTATCTGCTGATCGAATCCACCGGCATTTCGGAACCCTTGCCCGTGGCGGAGACCTTCACTTTTCGCGATGAAGAGGGGCGTAGCCTGGCCGATGTTGCCCGACTCGACACCATGGTGACGGTGGTCGACGGAGTGAACTTCCTGGCTGATTACCAGGCCGCCGAGAGCCTGGCCGCCCGAGGTGAAACCCTCGGCGAAGAAGATGAGCGCTCCATCACAGACCTGCTGGTAGAACAGATCGAATTCGCCGACGTGATCCTGATCAGCAAGATCGATCTGATCGGTCGTCAGGAACGGGAAGAACTGACCGCGATTCTCCAGCGTCTCAATACCCAGGCACGGATCCTTCCCATGGTCATGGGGCAGGTGCCGTTGGAGGAAATACTCGAGACCCGTCGTTTCGACTTCGAACGCGCAGCACAAGCACCCGGCTGGCTACAGGAATTGCGTGGCGAGCATGTGCCGGAGACCGAAGAGTATGGCATCGCCTCGGCGGCCTATCGGGCACGCCGACCGTTTCATCCCGAGCGTTTCTTCAGCCTGATCGACCGCCCATGGACCAACGGCAGGCTCCTGCGCTCCAAGGGTTTCTTCTGGCTGGCCAGTAAGCCGGAAGAGGCGGGCAGTTGGTCCCAGGCTGGAGGTTTGATGCGTCATGGATTTGCCGGCCGTTGGTGGCGATTCGTGCCCAAGAGCCAGTGGCCACGGGACGAAGAAAGCACTGCCGCCATCCTGAAGAACTGGCTCCCGGGCACGGGAGATTGCCGCCAGGAATTGGTCTTCATTGGCCAGGACATCGATTTCGAATGTCTCACCGCAGCGCTGGACGCCTGTCTGCTTACGAACGAGGAAATGGCCCTGGGAGTCGAAGGTTGGCGCCTGCTGCCGGATCCATTCGGTGCATGGCACGACGAGGTTGCGGCGTGATCTTGGCGGCCGGCCTGAAACGCGGACAGATCCGCCAGGTCCAGGGCGATACCCCTCGGGCCCTGACGCAGATTCTGGACGATGGCGTCAATCTGGCGGTGTGGCAACGCCAACTCCCGCTGCACATCAGCGATTTTGCCGCGATGGTGCTTTCCATGGAACAGTCTCTGGCGCAGTCGTGGGTGCTCGATCTGCCAGAGGAGGACACCCAGCCGGAGCTGAACGGTCTGGCTGCCGGTTTCAGCGATCTGCAAGGCTACGAAGGGTTCAGGGCTGATGTCGCCTGGCTGGTCGGCGCGTTTGCCTGCCTGCTGGGCGCCACGCGTGTCGGCCTGCGCCTGCGAACCCTGGACAAGGCCATGTGTCCGCGTTTCCACGTCGACCATGTGCCGGTGCGGCTCGTTACCACCTATGCCGGCCCCGGCAGCCAGTGGCTCGAGGAAGGCGCCATGGATCGCCGATGGCTCGCCCACCCTGAGGCCGAGCCCAGGGATCCACAGATGATCCAACAGCTTGGCCACGGTGACGTGGCCCTGCTCAAGGGCGAGAAATGGCTGGGCAACGAGGGATTTGGCCTGATCCATCGCTCGCCGGAACCGACCCAGGGGGAGCGCCGACTGATTCTTACGCTGGACTGGCTTGCCTAGGCTCTTGCAGCTCTGTACTCGGCCGCGCCCCGTTTCGCCTGCCTGGCCTTCCTCACGGGACTTCGCATAGCGCCTAGGGTTTGAGCCAGCTTCCCTGGTTTTTCCCTTCACAGAACGGCTTGAGGTAGGCGGCGTCACTGGCCACACCGTAATAGTGAATATCCTGGCGATAGGGCATATTGGCCACCTGGGCGTCGCTGCAGATGCCGAACGCACCGCCAGGACACTGATCGACGTATTGCACCTCGACTTTCTGCCCGGCCAGGCTTGGCTGGCAGAACCCGTCGGCGAACAGCTTTGGTGGAATGCTGCGGTTCTGCTGGCATACTTTCACGTCGAGCCGCTCCGCCTGGCTATGGACCACGCAAGCCTGGGCCAGCACCTCGCTCGAAGCCAGTGCCAGTAATAAGCAGCCAATCACCCGCATTTTTCACCTCCATCGAAAGCCGTCGCCCATGCTGCAGAACATTCCCACCCATGTCATCGCAGGGCCGTTGGGGGCTGGCAAGACCAGCCTGATCAGACAATTGCTCGCCCAGCGCCCGGCCGACGAACGCTGGGCCGTGCTCATCAACGAGTTCGGCCAGATCGGCCTGGATGCTGCGCTACTGACCCAGGCGGCCGATGGTATCGCACTGGGGGAGGTTGCCGGAGGCTGCCTGTGTTGCGTCAACGGTGCGCCGTTTCAGGTTGGCCTCGGTCGATTATTACGCAAGGCCCGGCCGGACCGATTGTTCATCGAACCTTCGGGCCTCGGTCATCCGGCGCAATTGATGCGCCAATTGCGGCAAGCGCCGTGGCTCGGCGTGCTGGCGGTCCAGCCATGCGTGCTGGTGCTGGACGCCCGGGCATTGTCAGACGACAAGCCGTTGGCTGATGCGCAACGACAGACGCTTCCCACCGCCGGACTGCTGGTGCTGAACAAATCCGAAGGTCTCACGGACGCCGATCGTGCCCGCGTGATGGAGCGGCTGCCGGCGATTCCATCGTATTGGACACAGCAGGCGAACTTGCCCATCAGCCGTTTGCCGGGCCTGGCCGCAACGGGAGGCGGGGTTGTGGGTAACTTGAACGTGCCCAAGGACGTGGGTCAGCTCCCGGCTGTCTGGAGCGATCCAACGGTGCCGATCTGCCTGCACCAGCAGCAGGAGGGGGGCTGGAGCATCGGTTGGCGCTGGCATCCGAGCCAGCGTTTCGACACGGCGGCACTGACGCGATGGCTGCAAGGTCAGGTCTGGAAGCGGGCGAAGCTGGTTATCCACAGCACCGAGGATTGGGTTTCAGCCAATGCACTGGAGGGGGCGGCGCTGGATTGGCAAAGCAGCGAGTGGCGGCAGGATTCCCGGCTTGAATTGATTTTCGGCGAGCCGCAAGACGTTCCGACCCTGCAGGTTGGCCTGGCCAATTGCCGACGGTCATGAGTCAGCGGTGGTTCAAGGCTTCCACTTGTTGTGTTCCTGCCGCCATTGGCTCAACTCGATGACCTCGGCCCGAGGCCTGGCCTGGACCGGTTCAGCCAAGGTTTCGGGCGACTCTTCGAACGGCATCGGATACGGCGCCAGCTCGATGTGTGCGCTGTGGGCGCCGAATTGGGTGATAGTGCCCGAATGGCGGGACTCGCCAGTGACTGTGAACTCGAAATTGTAGATCCGCGCCAGGCGCCGTCGGCCACTGGCATCCTTCACAAACCCGATCTTCTTCAGCGCGACGTTGCCATCCAGCAGCTCGATCCTGAGGTTGGCACAATGCTGCATGACCCTCGCCAATGCCCGTTCGCGCAAGCCGTGGTTGTGCCACAACCAGGCGCCACCGGTAGCCAGCAGCATCAGCACGAAGATGTTTCCAAGAGTCAGCATGAACGAAGTGCTCCAACAAGTTGCCGTCAGCTTAACTGTGTCGCCGGTCTGTCGTACAGGCTGTGTTTAGTCGCATACTGCGCGGCTTGAATTTCAATCGTTTTACGGAAACCACCCGCATGAAACGTACGCCTCATCTGCTCGCCATACAGTCTCACGTGGTATTCGGTCATGCTGGCAACAGCGCCGCCGTGTTTCCCATGCAGCGGGTCGGGGTCAACGTCTGGCCGCTCAACACCGTGCAGTTTTCCAATCACACCCAGTATGGCCAATGGGCCGGGGAAGTTCATGCGCCCCAGCAGATACCGGCATTGATCGAAGGTATTGCGGCGATTGGCGAGCTGGGTCATTGCGATGCGGTTCTCTCCGGTTACCTGGGCAGCGCGGCCCAGGGTCGGGCGATCCTGACCGGCGTGGCCCGGATCAAGGCTGCCAATCCCAAGGCGCTGTACTTGTGCGACCCGGTCATGGGGCATCCGGAGAAGGGCTGCATCGTCGCGCCCGAGGTGAGCGAGTTCCTGCTGGAAGAGGCCGCCGCGGTAGCGGATCTGATGTGCCCGAACCAACTGGAACTGGACAGTTTTTCCGGGCGCAAGGCGCAATCGCTGCTCGACTGCCTGGGCATGGCGCGTGCGCTGCTGGCTCGTGGTCCCAAGGCCGTGCTGGTCAAGCACCTGGCGTATCCTGGCAAGGCCGAGGACAGCTTCGAAATGCTGCTGGTAACCGCCGAAGGCAACTGGCACCTGCGGCGACCATTGCTGGCATTCCCGCGTCAGCCGGTGGGGGTAGGCGACCTGACATCCGGATTGTTTCTGGCGCGGATACTGCTGGGTGACAGCCTGGTGGCGGCGCTTGAATTCACTGCCGCCGCGGTGCATGAGGTATTGCTGGAAACCCAGGCGTGCGCCAGTTATGAATTGCAACTGGTGCGCGCCCAGGATCGCATCACCCATCCACGTGTGCGGTTCGAGGCTGTGCCGATCCACTTGTGACCGACACCGCTCCAGCTTCCGTCAAGGCGCGTCCGCCTTGATCTCCTGATAGCGCTTCTCCAGCTCCTGGCGAATCTGCCGGCGTTGCTGGGCTTGCTCGTAGCGGCGCTTGGCTTCGCTGTTCTGTGGCTGCAAGGGCGGTACGGGGGCGGGTTTGCGCTGGTCGTCCACCGCAACCATGGTGAAGAAGCAGCTATTGGTATGGCGAACCGAGCGCTCGCGGATGTTCTCGGTCACCACCTTGATGCCCACCTCCATCGAGGTGTTGCCGGTGTAGTTCACCGACGCCAGGAAGGTCACCAACTCACCGACGTGAATCGGCTCGCGAAAAATCACCTGATCCACCGACAAGGTCACCACGTAGCGGCCAGCGTAGCGGCTGGCGCAGGCATAAGCGACTTCGTCGAGGTATTTGAGCAGGGTGCCGCCGTGGACATTGCCAGAGAAGTTGGCCATATCGGGGGTCATCAACACCGTCATCGACAGTTGGGCGTTTCCGGGTTCCATAACGTTCTCACGGATCAAGGCAGCGATTAGGGAAGTGCACCTCTGCGGGCGCTGGTCAGTGGCCTGCTCGACCTTTTTGCAAAACCACCGATATCGGGACGCTGCGCCTGTGGCTGCCGTCACGCGTCGATGGATCTGTTTCCTTATATTGCACCGTCTTTTTGTCAGAAGTCGCGGTGTTAACCTGCAAAAGCCCATCGCGAGGGCATTTCCTACAAGAGAAACGGACTTATCCAGTCGGCGACAGGGAGCCCTACAGATGCATGCCATCAACTTCATTCAAGACTTGGCGATCATCATGCTGGCAGCCGGGCTGGTGACGGTCTTGTTTCATCGTTTCAAGCAACCGGTGGTGCTGGGCTACATCGTTGCCGGTTTCCTCATCGGTCCCCATACACCGCCGTTTGGCTTCATCCACGACGAAGACACGATCAAGACCCTCGCTGAGCTCGGGGTGATCTTCCTCATGTTCTGCCTGGGCCTGGAATTCAGCCTGCGCAAGCTGTTCAAGGTGGGTGCCACGGCATTCATCGCCGCGTTCCTCGAAATCGTGTTGATGATCTGGATCGGTTATGAAATAGGCCGCTGGTTCGACTGGAGCACCATGGACTCGCTGTTCCTGGGCGCGATCCTGGCGATCTCTTCGACCACGATCATCGTCAAGGCACTTAACGACCTGAAGATGAAGAACGAGCGTTTCGCCCAGTTGATCTTCGGGGTATTGATCGTCGAGGACATCCTTGGCATCGGTATCATCGCCTTGCTGTCGAGCATCGCTGTCAGCGGTACGGTGAGCTCCGGCGAGGTGTTTTCCACGGTCGGCAAGCTTTCGCTGTTCATGATCGTCGCGCTGGTGATTGGCATCTTGCTGGTGCCGAGGCTGCTGGCCTATGTGGCGAAATTCGACAGCAACGAGATGCTGCTGATCACCGTCCTGGGCCTGTGTTTCGGCTTCTGTCTGTTGGTGGTGAAGCTTGAGTACAGCATGGTGCTGGGGGCTTTCCTGATCGGTGCGATCATGGCCGAGTCCCGACAGTTGCTGAAGATCGAGCGCTTGGTGGAACCGGTACGCGATCTGTTCAGTGCGATTTTTTTCGTGGCCATAGGCCTGATGCTCGACCCGGTCATCCTGCTGCAGTATGCCTGGCCGATCGCGGTGATCACGGTCGCGGTGGTACTGGGCAAGATGCTTTCCTGCGGCCTGGGTGCCTTTATCGCTGGTAATGACGGACGCACATCGCTGCGGGTAGGGATGGGGCTTTCACAGATTGGCGAATTTTCCTTCATCATCGCTTCACTGGGGATGACCCTGCAGGTCACCAGCGACTTCCTTTACCCGGTCGCAGTCGCCGTCTCGGTGCTGACCACGCTGCTGACGCCTTACCTGATCCGAGCCGCGGATCCGTTGTCCGTCAAATTGGCGACCGTGGTACCGCAACGGCTGTCGCGGGTATTGGGGATGTATGGCGAGTGGCTGCGCAACATCCAGCCCCACGGTGAGAATGCGTTGATCGCTTCCATGATCAGGCGGATCTTGTTGCAGGTAGGCATCAACCTGGCCCTGGTGATCGCGATCTTTGTCTCGGGCGGCTATTTTGCCGAGCGCATGTCGGTTCATATGCAAGCCTGGATCAGCGACCCAAGCTGGCAGAAAGCATTGATCTGGGGTGGGGCGCTGCTACTGTCGCTGCCGTTCCTGATCGCCGCGTACCGCAAGCTCAAGGCGCTGTCGATGATGCTGGCAGAGATGGGGGTGAAGGCGGAAATGGCCGGCCGCCATACCCAGCGCGTACGTCGGGTGATCGCCGAAGTGATCCCGATCCTTTCGCTGCTGGTGATTTTCCTGCTCCTGGCAGCCTTGTCGGCCAGTATCCTGCCGACCAACAAGTTGCTGGCATTGATTGCAGTGGTGGCAACGGCCGTAGCGGCACTGCTCTGGCGTTGGTTCGTCCGGTTGCACACCAGGATGCAGGTGGCCTTGCTGGAGACCCTGGACAACCACAAGGAGTCGTCCGGGCATTGACCGGCCCAGGGGGTCAGCTCTCCAGCCAGACATCCCGTGCCCAGTGCCAGACGGACTCCCAGGTTTCCTCGGCAAGCAACTCGTCTTCGGCCTGCCACAACACGACGGTGCCGTCTTCTTCGACGCAGTAGTAGTCGTCGCCGTCCTGACAGATCGGGATCAGGCTGCGGTCGACACCGGCATCCCAGGCGTTGGCGGCCACGTCCGGCAGGTAGGTATGGGATTGTGGATCGGTGACGGTCACCGGCTCCAGGCTGCCATAGACGACATCGCTGACGGTCAGCAAAAACTCTCTGAAGACAAACGGGATGTCGATGAACAGCTGTTCTTCGATTTCTACCAGCAGGTCTTCGTCGGGCAACTCCAGTGGAACCGGTACGGGTTCGTTGGCTTCACGCAGTTGTTCGATAATTTCTTCCACGTCCGGGGATCCTCTTTCTCGATGGCGCGGTTTGTATGGAGCGGTTTATACAGTAGCTCGCCATAGATGCAACCGCGAAATAGAAAACCCCGGCCTGAGCCGGGGTTCTCTTATTTCAACCTGCAAAACGCGCAAAGGTTCAACCGTTCTGGCGGATACCTGCCACCAGCCAAGGCTGGTTGTCGCCCTGGGCGCGTTCCATGTTCCAGCTTTCGCTGAACGCTTCGCCCTGGTCGAAGCGAGAGTTCTTCGATACACCGCTGAAGGTCAGGGTAGCGATGGTCTTGTCGGCGCGATCATCGACGCCGTCCAGTTGTACCTGCAGGTTGTCGATGTAGGTGGACTGGAAGCCGTCACCCAGTTCCGCACGCTCGCGCTTGAGGAACTCCAGCAATTGCGGGGTCACGAACTCGGCGATCTTGTCCATTTCGTTCGCGTCCCAGTGTTGCTGCAGGGACTGGAAGTGGGTACGCGCGGCTTCGACGAAACGCTCTTCGTTGAACCAGGCCGGAGCGTTGATCACTGGACGGGCGGCCACCGGAGCGGCCGAGCCACCGAAGATGGAGCCGGCGGAAGGCTGCTGGTTGAATACTTCACGCTGCATCGGTGCATGGCCGGCCGGGGCGAATTGCTCCTGCTGCTTGCGACGACGGGCGGCAATGAAGCGGAAGACCAGGAAGGCGATGACCGCCATGATCAGGATGTCGAAGATCTGCATGCCCTGGAAGCCATCGCCCATGAACATGGAAGCGAGCAGACCGCCGGCCGCGATGCCGGCCAATGGGCCGAGCCAGCGCGAAGCACCGCTGGCCTTGGTGGCGGCGCCAGCGGCACCGGCCGCGCCTGCGGTGGCGGCAGTGGACCCGGCAGCAGAGGACGGCGCCATCTGGCTGGTCTGGTGAGTCGGGGCCGCGCCCGAGCTTTTACCACCGCCAAAACGCTTGGCGGCATTGGCGTCGATGGCCATCGTCAGGCCGATGCACAACGCCATGGCGATGCTAAGAAAACGTTTCATATAAAGGCATTCCCATTTGTGGATAGCACGCGCGCCATGTTGCACAGGTGAACTGTTGCTGGCTAGCGGCAGAGTGTTTCGGGCTTTTGCGTGACAGGTTAGGTTCAGCTTCAATCGCGCAAGAGGGCTTGTTCGCTTTGGGCTGTAGGAAAGAGGAACAAGTTCTATCGGAAATATTTTCCAGAAAACTGTAGGAGCGAGCTTGCTCGCGATAGCGGTGTCTCGGTCAGCATCCATATTGACTGACCGACGGCTATCGCGAGCCAGCTCGCTCCCACAGGGGCCTACACAACTCTCTAGATCGCTTCCAGCTTGGCGTACCCCAGCATCAGCCATTTGCTGCCTTCGCTGAAGTTCACCTGGACCCTGGCCTGGGCGCCGGCGCCTTCGAAATTGAGGATCACGCCGTCGCCGAATACCGAATGGCGCACGGTCTGGCCCAGGCTGAAGCCGGTCTCCGGGATATCGCTGCCGCCGAACAGGCTGCTGGTGCCTTGCGACTGGCTGCCACCGAATGGTCGACTGACACTGTTGGACAACCGGACTTCCTGGATCAGGCCCTTCGGTACTTCGCGTACGAAACGCGACACCTTGTTGTAGGTTTCGCTGCCGTACAGGCGTCGGGTTTCGGCGTAAGTCAGCACCAGGTTCTGCATGGCCCGGGTGATGCCCACGTAGGCCAGGCGCCGCTCTTCTTCCAGGCGCCCCGGTTCTTCCAGGCTCATTTTGTGCGGGAAGAGGCCTTCTTCCATGCCCACCAGAAAGACGTAGGGGAATTCCAGGCCCTTGGCGCTGTGCAAAGTCATCAGTTGGATGCTGTCTTCATGCTCGTCGGCCTGGGTATCGCCCGCCTCCAGGGAAGCATGGCCCAGGAAGGCCGACAACGGCGACAGGTCGGCGTCTTCTTCGGTGTTCTCGAAGTTGCGCGCGGCGCTGACCAGTTCCTCGAGGTTTTCCACCCGGGCCTGGCCTTTCTCGCCTTTTTCCGCCTCGTGGTAGGCAATCAGCCCGGACTGCTCGATAACGGTCTGGGTCATCAGGTGCAGCGGCATCTCTGCGCACTTGGCCGCCAGGTCGTCTATCAGCTCCATGAAGGCCTTCAGGGCGCCGGCGGCGCGGCCGGTCACGCCTTTGTTGGCCACCAGCTGGCGCATGGCTTCCCACATGGATACGTGGCTATGGCGGGCGTGTTCGCGAATCGCCTCGACGGTCTTTTCGCCGATGCCACGGGTCGGCACGTTGATCACCCGCTCCAGGGCGGCATCGTTGCCGCGGCCCTCCAGCAGGCGCAGGTAGGCCATGGCGTTCTTGATTTCGGCTCGTTCGAAGAAGCGTTGGCCGCCATAGATCCGGTAGGGGATCCGTTCGCGCAACAGGGCTTCTTCCAGGACCCGGGATTGGGCGTTGGAGCGATACAGGATGGCGATGTCGCTGCGGGAGAGGCCGGTCTTCAGCGCGCTCTGGATGGTTTCCACCACATAGCGGGCTTCATCGTGTTCGTTGAACGCGGCGTACAGGTTGATCGCTTCGCCTTCATTGCCGTCGGTCCACAGCTCCTTGCCCAGGCGCCCGGTATTGTGGGCGATCAGTGCGTTGGCAGCCTTGAGGATACCGGCGGTCGAGCGATAGTTCTGTTCGAGGCGGATGACCTCGGCGTCGGGGAAGTCCGCTGAATACTGGTGGATATTCTCGATCTTGGCGCCGCGCCAGCCATAGATCGACTGGTCGTCGTCGCCCACCACCATCAGGCTGTCGCCGCCCTTGGCCAGCAGGCGCAACCAGGCGTACTGCACGGCGTTGGTGTCCTGGAATTCGTCCACCAGGACATGCCTGAAGCGCTTCTGGTAATGCTCCAGCAGGCCCGGATGATCGCGCCACAGGTCCAGAGCCCGCAGCAGCAGCTCGGAAAAATCGATGACGCCGGCCCGTTGGCATGCCGCCTCGTAGGCTTCATAGATGCCGCGCATGGTCGCCAGGAACAGGTCGCCACTGGCCTGGATATGCTGTGGTCGCAGGCCTTCGTCTTTCTGACCGTTGATGAACCATTGGGCCTGGCGGGCGGGCCAGCGCTGTTCGTCCAGGCCCAGCTCGCGGATCACCCGCTTGACCAGCCGCTGCTGGTCGTCGCTGTCGAGGATCTGGAAGGTCTGGCTCAGGCCGGCTTCCTGCCAGTGCGCCCGCAGCAAGCGGTGCGCCAGGCCGTGGAACGTGCCGACCCACATGCCGGCCGGGTTGATGCCCATCAACTGCTCGATGCGATGACGCATCTCGGCAGCGGCCTTGTTGGTAAAGGTCACCGACAGGATCGAATGAGGCGAGGCGTTCTCGACCTGGATCAACCAGGCGATACGGTGCACCAGCACTCGGGTCTTGCCGGAGCCGGCACCGGCCAGGACCAACTGACGGCCCACGGAGGCGGCTACGGCCTGGCGTTGGGCGTCGTTGAGGGAGTTCAGCAGAAGGGAGAGATCATCGCGCATCGGGGCATTCTAGGGCGCGGCGTCACCCCGGGCAAACCAAGCTTTGCAGCAACCGATAAAAGACCGGTCGGGGATGACCGGTCAGTCATGGTGCAGGAGCGTTGCCAGGCCTCGTGCGCAGCGTTCGAGGAACGTCGCAATGGCGAATTTTTTGCGTATTTTTATGAGCCTCGGCAGTGTGGGATAAGCCCGGGCTTGTGTATGCTCGGTGCTCTTTCGGGTTCTCCGTGCCCCTGTGATAAGAACAAGAACAGTGCCTATGACCCTCAATTCCGATCTGGCGGGCCCTTGTGTGGAACCGCGGGTCATTCGCAAGCAGTACGCCACGGAGATGGCGGTAGAGCGTACACGGTTGCTGTACCAGGGCTCGCTGCTGCCAACCTTGTTCATGCTGGTCAACGGCCTGGTCTGCGCGGCGCTGTTGTGGGATCCGTCACGCTATGTCCTGGTCAGCGTCTGGCTGGTGTGGCTGTTGTCCCTGGTGGCGCTGAGGGTGATCCAGGTGGCTGCCTTCGATTCGGCGATCCCGGGCCGCCAGGCGCATCCCATCTGGCTGCGGATGTTTTTGCTGGGCTCGGCGATGACCGGCCTGACGCTGGCCATTGCCGGCATCGCCCTGGCCCCGACCGACAACTTCCAGCAACAGGCCTGGGTGTTCGGCCTGATCGGCGCGGCCACCCTGTCGGCCAGTGTCGCCTATGCGGTGAGCCTTCCCGCCTACCTGTCTTTTACCTTGCCCTGCCTGCTGCCGGCGATCGGTTTCCTGTTCTGGGGCGACGACCAGCAGCAGCACGGATGGGGCTGGCTCGGCCTGGCTGTTCTGGTATCGCTGAGCGTGGTGGCCTGGCAGGTCAATCGACTGATGCAGAACGGCATGCTGCGACGTTTCCAGAATCAGGCATTGATCGAACATCTGCAGCAGACACAGATTCGTAGCGCGCAGCTCAACGAGGCGTTGGCCAGGGAAGTCGAACAGCGTCGTCTCGCCGAAGAGCGGTTGCGCGCCGCCCAGGTTGGCCTCGAGGCGCGCGTGGCCCAGCGCAGCCTTGAACTGGAGGTGGCCAGCCAGGCCCTGAGCAAGAGCGAGGC
This genomic interval carries:
- a CDS encoding glutamine synthetase: MSIIGNLHAFFFVFLLPCALFLSFSSPASPQGQSALLANCTRSASLLSCADERGNTYSVMTAGNTIYLRGFDAERRRYWAQTNSRYGQLTFFTGLASDGESWIGYSRRVGWTTINRFSSSGGSAGEFVCGRVSGCQDSR
- the zigA gene encoding zinc metallochaperone GTPase ZigA — its product is MPNRLPVTVLSGFLGAGKSTLLNHVLRNREKLRVAVIVNDMSEINIDGSEVQRDVTLSRAEEKLVEMSNGCICCTLREDLLAEVGQLAREGRFDYLLIESTGISEPLPVAETFTFRDEEGRSLADVARLDTMVTVVDGVNFLADYQAAESLAARGETLGEEDERSITDLLVEQIEFADVILISKIDLIGRQEREELTAILQRLNTQARILPMVMGQVPLEEILETRRFDFERAAQAPGWLQELRGEHVPETEEYGIASAAYRARRPFHPERFFSLIDRPWTNGRLLRSKGFFWLASKPEEAGSWSQAGGLMRHGFAGRWWRFVPKSQWPRDEESTAAILKNWLPGTGDCRQELVFIGQDIDFECLTAALDACLLTNEEMALGVEGWRLLPDPFGAWHDEVAA
- a CDS encoding DUF1826 domain-containing protein → MLAAGLKRGQIRQVQGDTPRALTQILDDGVNLAVWQRQLPLHISDFAAMVLSMEQSLAQSWVLDLPEEDTQPELNGLAAGFSDLQGYEGFRADVAWLVGAFACLLGATRVGLRLRTLDKAMCPRFHVDHVPVRLVTTYAGPGSQWLEEGAMDRRWLAHPEAEPRDPQMIQQLGHGDVALLKGEKWLGNEGFGLIHRSPEPTQGERRLILTLDWLA
- a CDS encoding NADH:ubiquinone oxidoreductase → MRVIGCLLLALASSEVLAQACVVHSQAERLDVKVCQQNRSIPPKLFADGFCQPSLAGQKVEVQYVDQCPGGAFGICSDAQVANMPYRQDIHYYGVASDAAYLKPFCEGKNQGSWLKP
- a CDS encoding CobW family GTP-binding protein, yielding MLQNIPTHVIAGPLGAGKTSLIRQLLAQRPADERWAVLINEFGQIGLDAALLTQAADGIALGEVAGGCLCCVNGAPFQVGLGRLLRKARPDRLFIEPSGLGHPAQLMRQLRQAPWLGVLAVQPCVLVLDARALSDDKPLADAQRQTLPTAGLLVLNKSEGLTDADRARVMERLPAIPSYWTQQANLPISRLPGLAATGGGVVGNLNVPKDVGQLPAVWSDPTVPICLHQQQEGGWSIGWRWHPSQRFDTAALTRWLQGQVWKRAKLVIHSTEDWVSANALEGAALDWQSSEWRQDSRLELIFGEPQDVPTLQVGLANCRRS
- a CDS encoding DUF3301 domain-containing protein, whose amino-acid sequence is MLTLGNIFVLMLLATGGAWLWHNHGLRERALARVMQHCANLRIELLDGNVALKKIGFVKDASGRRRLARIYNFEFTVTGESRHSGTITQFGAHSAHIELAPYPMPFEESPETLAEPVQARPRAEVIELSQWRQEHNKWKP
- the pdxY gene encoding pyridoxal kinase PdxY, with the protein product MKRTPHLLAIQSHVVFGHAGNSAAVFPMQRVGVNVWPLNTVQFSNHTQYGQWAGEVHAPQQIPALIEGIAAIGELGHCDAVLSGYLGSAAQGRAILTGVARIKAANPKALYLCDPVMGHPEKGCIVAPEVSEFLLEEAAAVADLMCPNQLELDSFSGRKAQSLLDCLGMARALLARGPKAVLVKHLAYPGKAEDSFEMLLVTAEGNWHLRRPLLAFPRQPVGVGDLTSGLFLARILLGDSLVAALEFTAAAVHEVLLETQACASYELQLVRAQDRITHPRVRFEAVPIHL
- a CDS encoding acyl-CoA thioesterase translates to MEPGNAQLSMTVLMTPDMANFSGNVHGGTLLKYLDEVAYACASRYAGRYVVTLSVDQVIFREPIHVGELVTFLASVNYTGNTSMEVGIKVVTENIRERSVRHTNSCFFTMVAVDDQRKPAPVPPLQPQNSEAKRRYEQAQQRRQIRQELEKRYQEIKADAP
- a CDS encoding cation:proton antiporter; this encodes MHAINFIQDLAIIMLAAGLVTVLFHRFKQPVVLGYIVAGFLIGPHTPPFGFIHDEDTIKTLAELGVIFLMFCLGLEFSLRKLFKVGATAFIAAFLEIVLMIWIGYEIGRWFDWSTMDSLFLGAILAISSTTIIVKALNDLKMKNERFAQLIFGVLIVEDILGIGIIALLSSIAVSGTVSSGEVFSTVGKLSLFMIVALVIGILLVPRLLAYVAKFDSNEMLLITVLGLCFGFCLLVVKLEYSMVLGAFLIGAIMAESRQLLKIERLVEPVRDLFSAIFFVAIGLMLDPVILLQYAWPIAVITVAVVLGKMLSCGLGAFIAGNDGRTSLRVGMGLSQIGEFSFIIASLGMTLQVTSDFLYPVAVAVSVLTTLLTPYLIRAADPLSVKLATVVPQRLSRVLGMYGEWLRNIQPHGENALIASMIRRILLQVGINLALVIAIFVSGGYFAERMSVHMQAWISDPSWQKALIWGGALLLSLPFLIAAYRKLKALSMMLAEMGVKAEMAGRHTQRVRRVIAEVIPILSLLVIFLLLAALSASILPTNKLLALIAVVATAVAALLWRWFVRLHTRMQVALLETLDNHKESSGH
- a CDS encoding SMI1/KNR4 family protein; protein product: MEEIIEQLREANEPVPVPLELPDEDLLVEIEEQLFIDIPFVFREFLLTVSDVVYGSLEPVTVTDPQSHTYLPDVAANAWDAGVDRSLIPICQDGDDYYCVEEDGTVVLWQAEDELLAEETWESVWHWARDVWLES